In Actinomyces marmotae, the DNA window TCCCCCGACCCGTGCCCGTGTTCGTCACCGTCACGCTGTAGGTGCGGCGCAGGGTGCTCGCGGTGGAGCCGACGACGAAACTGCCGTCGGAGGTCTCCTTCTTCACGGAGAAAGCGGGGAGTTCAGCGGGGAAGGTGTTGGTCGCCTTGATCTTGACATCGGCCTCGGAATCCAGTTTGAACGTCAGGGTGGTCTCACCATTCGGACCCGGGGTGAGGGTGGCCCCTGAATCGGGATTCAGGATCTCATAGGCCACCGTCACGCCTCTGGGGACATCCTTCTCCCTGATTGTGCACCTGGCCGAGGACTTGGTTGTGGCGCTGGTGGTCTTCTCGCCGGCGGACACGGTGCCCAGCGGGATGAACTGGTCCGCCAGGCACTTGTACTCAAAGGAGTACTTGGTCCCGTCGGGGGCGGGCCCGCTCACTTCCTTCTGGATGGAGAACTTGACCTGCTTGCCGGAGCCCGCTCCGCCGGCATTGGGGACCTCCGCCTCACCGGGCACATCATAGTTGGGGCCTTTATCGGCATCAGGGCCGTTCTTAACCTTCGCGGTGTTGTGGAGCTTATCGTAGTCCTTGTAGTTGGGGTCGAGAGTGCCGTAGATTTTCATGAAGTACGACTCATAGCGATCGATGTAGTTGCCGTCCGCGTTCTTGTTGATCGTCACCCTGATGCCACGCTCACCGAATTTCTCACAGGTGTACCTGCTCTTGTCGAGGTAGTTCTTTCCGTACACCACCTTGTCGTACGGGCGCGGCGTGATGTTGTCAATAGTCAATTGCTCACAACTGAGAACATAGCCCTCACCGCCCGGGTCCTCGATCACCGGCTGGGCATCAGAGTAGTTCTGCTTCGTGGCGCTGCCAATACCGAGACTCCAGACGACTTGATTCCTCGCCGAGTCGACCTGGCCGTACTTGGAACTGACGGCGAATGTGCCGGCCGGAGGCTCGGGCAGTAGCTCGGACTTCAGCGTCGCCTCACCCCTGCATCCCTTGAAGAGGAGGTCGTGCTTGCCGACAGCCGCCCCCTGCGTCCACACGATGTTGAGGAACGCGGACCCCGACACCGAGCCGTGGTTGCTCACGTAATCGCCGAGGGTGAGCGTGACCGTGGCGCCCTTGCCGGCACCCCAGGTGACAGTGCCGACCTTCTCACCCGCGGCGTCATGGACGTCGAAAGGCTTCAGAAGGGGGTAGACCTCGACGAGCTCTGGCAGCTTCATCGTGATGGTGT includes these proteins:
- a CDS encoding Ig-like domain-containing protein, which encodes MTSRASMILIVVAMASLLFVLPVLPGALPRASAAVNPCAGSLSEFAWQPGPNVTKIDGEDTYRSRGGQLARFQWKWTVDANANPGDTITMKLPELVEVYPLLKPFDVHDAAGEKVGTVTWGAGKGATVTLTLGDYVSNHGSVSGSAFLNIVWTQGAAVGKHDLLFKGCRGEATLKSELLPEPPAGTFAVSSKYGQVDSARNQVVWSLGIGSATKQNYSDAQPVIEDPGGEGYVLSCEQLTIDNITPRPYDKVVYGKNYLDKSRYTCEKFGERGIRVTINKNADGNYIDRYESYFMKIYGTLDPNYKDYDKLHNTAKVKNGPDADKGPNYDVPGEAEVPNAGGAGSGKQVKFSIQKEVSGPAPDGTKYSFEYKCLADQFIPLGTVSAGEKTTSATTKSSARCTIREKDVPRGVTVAYEILNPDSGATLTPGPNGETTLTFKLDSEADVKIKATNTFPAELPAFSVKKETSDGSFVVGSTASTLRRTYSVTVTNTGTGRGTSPEVVDIPSTPQGFSIDKVEVDGVKVNKDQAGYYVTRGDELDVKASKTHEVVITYSLDPTAMDSGSFELLGQCQTGGAAADSTKGLYNKVTMDQDSDGDANNDACTVGEDRRGRVTWTKIDADTRQALAGSEWEMSGEGIPAGTVITDCVADNADSCVPQGGNGATALYDRDPKPGAFDVQNLPLANTWRKLRESKAPAGYVLNKRAQNFITHEGAPHHKFTKPFENSKSPVPMLPLTGGMGSDVFLISGGVVFLLGVAWEAARRVRSKRRPASL